In Anguilla rostrata isolate EN2019 chromosome 1, ASM1855537v3, whole genome shotgun sequence, a genomic segment contains:
- the golga4 gene encoding golgin subfamily A member 4 isoform X3 produces the protein MDQQAKKHLQEEFDAALEEKDQMITVLQTQVALMKKRLQVIPGGGVSSESAPTQETQEAESAPTQGSQGAEAAMQSPSKDISSEPAVVNEAEGDTDPSKKMEALQQRVRRQENILQKCKELLHTHKERSTQLSSENETLHNQLQERLQELEKMKELHTTEKTKLITQLRDAKNLIEQLEQDKGMVIAETKRQMHETLEMKEEEIAQLRSRFQQVAAQKDELQEQKEKSEKAAFEELERALGVAQRAEEGRKQLQARMEEQVKEVERASEEERKNLQQELSRVKQEVVSIMKKSSEDRVTELERLHAEALASKEKELLARLQDQDSRVQEQISQAVEASRKELTQALQEKEQQAALALEEAELQKTALQKEGHSQAQGLQQDLETARTRILELESFLKSSQDTTAESSMLSEQIEEERRKHVEDMSALGLKHSGELEALGQSHQVALKELQEKHQAELEAALKEKEQQFQEHVEEMNVKCMEKLDVKQMELESLSAELSELLRSKELLEEQLEASRNGSDATGKELEMRLQQERSRYQEEIQGIKSQHEQSLGGVEKTLKEELNKLKMVLEDKDKALEELLAREKDLKEAEARALEEGKVQLEQLAVSHRKKMEEWEEQSKVMKETEKTRELELEELRQSLQKAQTEKEVLLEASAQLNEATGELERCRSQIKDLDQKLEETQRVWEEKTESLQQKYSAEEQELKLQVEQAKNELSERERAFAETLDAHRQVEEQLKKTLQEEAAAAEKRLETTRQQLEEKIKVQDTKMEKLKLKFREIQEKMKKRLQEQEEKMKAEIEKKDQELSLKDLQVKEKILEMGQASSAGISNAISQLEAGHQEQLEKLQSAHRKEQEEQAQSWQAKLSQQEEEGQEKAQELVEVTQQLETTRAEKEQVMQEIKDLREELAMRETTVQKLQAELKEAALSLESLSQGETMLKAQVETVEKNLNQALSDRNALQDQMNKAEEAHVGKVLDLSRQLEDTQNKLNFLETSNSKEGEDLHKRLEQSVLQIKAMEDAFHSQISMIKEQLVCKSTEVQMIMEGRYNELHETVEGRVMTLKDRVICSQKSVAQLKNAILIRTDRIRSLEEQIQKKTMENSDLISSLEQMTLQVNSKAEHIEALRIEKESLQRNGSGTLHALSEKDLCIEQLRKDNVALSEDLKANALHISSLEGIINDLKIQVDSTIAGKEEVVSSLNEEQRKLLNQMEELSKTVEMLNKEKSSALEQAEQFKNKLSEFKKKAESKLSQNHNTIKALQTKLEESEKQVAERDARLETSTSHVDSQATSKSEADQALSEKEQSVLALTAELTSSAGRIAELEEKLAEQAKECERLRSETQTAHQDLEQQKEDFNKVKAELLMAKDEALREADERLSSEGAGKLAELKKKAEQKIGLVRKQLTAQLEEKEQCVRALEGQLEEIKQDINTREECIKTLKEQVQSLEDSLAQKGELETQVKDTMAEGELETERSLQSLREMYEEKLSALQREVASHENTIAAIQESEKEKLSSQQETHARLEEALNKLKQAEEENIRHQAEINRLNAHVLQQTSQPQEQLTETSADPQGQRQPKAEKQEEKECCLEEEKNSVGEIEACLVAQQDSLKQERDSLVETYELRLQNMQKQLEVSESLLRAYEEDSPQRAAVNSEGLLSEMRAEQKRLLGQLSEAETEKQKLRKSFSSLQKDLRSLRKEHQVELEYLKKEMAEEYDKKLKLEMEDVEMKHSSGLKQLMREFNTQIAKKEQELEASVREAVGKAQEVEVELLDNHREEANQLQKIITQKDADLKRTVQRYEEILQKREEEMGARVWEVQKELEELQQRTQNIPQGSLPELQAQLAQKTTLLSEAKLKEQEFQETIHTLEDKLRCVHKNSVVTHLGSAYGDGRHYEALTEPTEFEYLRKVLFEYMMGRETKTMAKVITSVLKFPPDQTQTILEKEDSRTLTWLR, from the exons ATGGACCAACAAGCAAAGAAACACCTGCAGGAGGAATTTGATGCAGCCCTGGAGGAGAAGGACCAGATGATCACAGTCttacagacacag GTGGCCCTGATGAAGAAGCGGCTCCAGGTAATTCCTGGAGGCGGAGTCTCGTCCGAGTCTGCTCCCACACAGGAGACACAGGAGGCGGAGTCTGCCCCAACACAGGGGTCTCAGGGGGCGGAGGCTGCCATGCAAAGCCCCTCCAAAGACATAAGCAGTGAGCCAGCGGTTGTGAATGAGG cagagggagacACTGACCCTTCAAAGAAGATGGAGGCCCTGCAGCAGCGTGTGCGGCGGCAGGAGAATATTTTACAGAAGTGCAAGGAGCTCCTGCACACGCACAAGGAGCGCAGCACCCAGCTGAGCAGCGAGAACGAGACCCTGCACAACCAGCTGCAGGAGCGGctccaggagctggagaagatgAAG GAACTTCACACTACAGAGAAAACAAAGCTCATCACACAGCTTCGCGACGCCAAAAACCTCAtcgagcagctggagcaggacaAG GGCATGGTGATCGCGGAGACCAAGCGGCAGATGCACGAGACGCTGgagatgaaggaggaggagatcgCACAGCTGCGCTCACGgttccagcaggtggcagcacaGAAGGACGAGCTGCAGGAGCAGAAGGAGAAGTCTGAGAAAGCCG CATTTGAGGAGTTGGAAAGGGCTCTGGGCGTGGCTCAGCGGGCGGAGGAGGGGCGGAAGCAGCTGCAGGCACGGATGGAGGAGCAGGTGAAGGAGGTGGAGCGAGCcagcgaggaggagaggaagaacctgcagcaggagctgtCCCGTGTCAAGCAGGAGGTCGTCAGCATCATGAAG AAGTCGTCGGAGGACAGGGTGACGGAACTGGAGCGGCTGCATGCGGAGGCCCTGGCCAGTAAGGAGAAGGAGCTGCTGGCCAGGCTGCAGGACCAGGACTCCCGGGTTCAAGAGCAGATCAGCCAGGCTGTG GAGGCGTCTCGGAAAGAGCTGACTCAGGCTCTTCAGGAGAAGGAGCAGCAGGCAGCTCTGGCtctggaggaggcggagctgcagAAGACTGCCCTCCAGAAGGAGGGGCATAGCCAGGCCCAAGGGCTGCAGCAGGATCTGGAGACTGCCAGGACT agAATTCTGGAACTTGAGAGCTTCTTGAAGAGTTCCCAGGACACAACGGCAGAGTCCAGCATGCTGTCAGAGCAGATagaagaggaaaggaggaaaCATGTGGAGGACATGTCTGCTCTGGGGCTGAAGCATAGTGGAGAGCTGGAGGCCTTGGGCCAGAGCCACCAGGTGGCTCTAAAAGAGCTGCAAGAGAAGCACCAAGCTGAGCTGGAGGCTGCCCTGAAGGAAAAAGAGCAGCAGTTCCAGGAACATGTGGAGGAAATGAATGTCAAGTGCATGGAGAAGTTGGACGTGAAACAGATGGAGCTGGAATCCCTGTCCGCGGAACTCTCTGAGTTGCTTAGAAGcaaggagctgctggaggagcagctaGAGGCCTCCAGGAATGGTTCTGATGCGACCGGGAAGGAGTTGGAGATGCGGCTCCAGCAAGAACGCTCCCGGTACCAGGAGGAGATTCAGGGCATCAAATCTCAACATGAACAGTCTCTGGGAGGAGTGGAGAAGACCCTGAAGGAGGAACTCAACAAGCTGAAGATGGTCCTAGAAGATAAAGATAAAGCGTTGGAAGAGCTCTTAGCAAGAGAGAAAGACCTTAAAGAAGCAGAGGCAAGAGCTCTGGAGGAAGGGAAGGTTCAGTTGGAACAGCTGGCTGTTTCTCACCGTAAGAAGATGGAAGAATGGGAAGAACAGAGCAAGGTCATGAAGGAGACCGAGAAGACCCGTGAACTGGAATTGGAAGAGCTCAGGCAAAGTCTGCAGAAAGCCCAGACTGAAAAAGAGGTTTTGCTTGAAGCAAGCGCTCAGTTGAATGAGGCTACAGGTGAGCTGGAACGATGCAGGAGTCAAATCAAAGATCTAGATCAAAAGCTGGAAGAAACCCAGAGGGTTTGGGAGGAAAAGACAGAGTCGCTTCAGCAGAAATATTCAGCTGAGGAACAGGAGCTGAAACTTCAGGTAGAGCAAGCCAAAAATGAACTATCCGAACGTGAGAGGGCCTTTGCAGAAACACTAGACGCACACCGACAGGTGGAGGAGCAGTTAAAAAAGACGCTGCAGGAGGAGGCAGCTGCCGCTGAAAAGAGGCTGGAAACCACCAGGCAGCAGctggaggaaaaaataaaagtgcaggACACCAAGATGGAAAAACTCAAGCTCAAGTTCAGAGAGATACAGGAGAAGATGAAAAAGCGCCTGCAGGAGCAAGAAGAGAAGATGAAAGCGGAAATTGAGAAGAAAGACCAAGAGCTGAGTCTGAAGGATCTGCAGGTGAAGGAGAAGATCCTGGAGATGGGTCAAGCGAGCTCGGCCGGCATCAGCAATGCGATCTCTCAGCTGGAAGCTGGTCATcaggagcagctggagaagCTGCAGTCGGCGCACAGAaaagagcaggaagagcaggCACAGAGCTGGCAGGCTAAACTGAGCCAGCAAGAGGAGGAGGGACAGGAGAAGGCTCAGGAGCTGGTGGAGGTCACCCAACAGCTGGAAACCACCAGGGCAGAGAAGGAGCAGGTCATGCAGGAAATAAAAGACCTCAGGGAGGAGCTTGCGATGCGGGAAACCACTGTGCAGAAGCTGCAGGCAGAGCTGAAGGAAGCTGCCCTCTCGCTGGAGAGCTTGTCTCAAGGAGAAACGATGCTGAAGGCACAAGTGGAGACTGTGGAGAAGAACCTCAACCAGGCTCTCAGCGATAGGAATGCTCTTCAGGACCAAATGAATAAAGCTGAAGAGGCCCATGTAGGAAAAGTTCTGGATCTGTCAAGGCAGCTTGAAGACACCCAAAACAAGTTAAATTTTCTGGAAACTTCCAACTCTAAAGAAGGTGAGGATCTTCACAAGAGACTGGAACAGAGTGTCCTACAAATCAAAGCCATGGAAGATGCCTTTCACAGCCAAATCAGTATGATCAAGGAACAGTTAGTCTGTAAAAGTACAGAAGTACAGATGATAATGGAGGGCAGGTATAATGAACTGCATGAGACAGTAGAGGGCAGGGTCATGACATTGAAAGACAGAGTCATTTGCAGCCAGAAGTCAGTAGCACAGCTTAAAAATGCCATCCTTATCAGGACTGACAGGATCCGTTCTTTGGAAGAACAGATTCAGAAAAAGACTATGGAGAACAGTGACTTAATAAGTTCACTTGAACAAATGACGTTACAGGTAAATTCAAAGGCAGAACACATTGAAGCATTAAGAATTGAAAAAGAATCTCTACAAAGAAATGGTAGTGGCACCTTGCACGCTCTTTCTGAGAAAGACCTTTGCATTGAGCAGCTGAGGAAGGACAATGTCGCCCTTTCAGAAGATCTGAAAGCTAATGCTTTGCATATCAGCAGCTTGGAAGGCATAATAAATGACTTGAAAATCCAGGTAGATAGTACCATAGCAGGGAAAGAAGAGGTCGTATCATCGCTCAATGAGGAGCAGCGGAAGCTTTTAAACCAAATGGAGGAACTGTCAAAGACTGTAGAGATGCTAAACAAGGAGAAATCCTCTGCTCTGGAGCAGGCGGAGCAGTTTAAGAACAAACTGTCAGAGTTCAAAAAGAAAGCTGAATCGAAGTTGTCCCAAAACCACAACACCATCAAGGCCTTGCAGACCAAACTGGAGGAATCGGAGAAGCAAGTAGCAGAGAGAGATGCGCGCCTAGAAACGTCGACCAGCCATGTGGACAGTCAGGCCACCAGCAAGTCGGAGGCAGACCAGGCACTGAGCGAGAAAGAGCAGAGTGTTCTCGCGCTGACCGCGGAGCTGACGAGCAGTGCCGGCAGAATAGCGGAGCTGGAGGAAAAGCTGGCGGAACAGGCGAAGGAGTGCGAGCGGCTGAGATCGGAGACCCAAACGGCTCATCAGGACCTGGAGCAACAGAAGGAAGATTTCAACAAAGTGAAGGCTGAACTTCTGATGGCCAAAGATGAGGCTCTTAGGGAAGCTGACGAAAGGCTCTCGTCGGAGGGTGCAGGCAAACTGGCCGAGCTGAAGAAGAAGGCTGAGCAGAAAATCGGCCTTGTTCGGAAGCAGCTGACTGCGCAGCTAGAAGAGAaagagcagtgtgtgagagctTTGGAGGGGCAGCTGGAGGAAATCAAACAGGACATAAACACAAGGGAGGAGTGCATCAAAACACTGAAAGAGCAGGTACAGTCCCTGGAAGATTCCCTGGCTCAGAAGGGCGAGCTGGAAACGCAGGTGAAGGACACTATGGCTGAGGGTGAACTAGAGACAGAGAGATCTCTGCAGAGCTTGAGGGAGATGTATGAAGAGAAACTAAGTGCACTCCAGAGAGAAGTGGCCAGCCACGAGAACACAATAGCAGCAATTCAAGAGAGTGAAAAGGAAAAGCTGTCCTCTCAACAGGAAACACACGCCAGGCTTGAAGAGGCCCTGAATAAACTGAagcaggcagaggaggagaacaTCAGACATCAAGCCGAGATTAACAGGCTGAATGCACACGTCCTTCAGCAGACCTCACAGCCCCAGGAGCAGCTGACAGAGACTTCTGCGGATCCTCAGGGGCAAAGACAACCAAAAGCAGAAAAGCAGGAAGAAAAGGAATGCTGtctggaggaagagaagaacAGTGTGGGCGAGATTGAGGCCTGTCTGGTTGCCCAACAGGACAGTCTGAAACAGGAGCGGGACTCCTTAGTGGAAACCTATGAGCTGAGGCTCCAGAACATGCAGAAACAGCTGGAGGTGAGCGAGAGCTTGCTGAGGGCTTATGAGGAAGATTCTCCTCAGAGGGCAGCCGTCAACTCCGAGGGTCTGTTGAGTGAGATGAGGGCCGAGCAGAAACGCCTACTCGGTCAACTGTCTGAGGCAGAAACTGAGAAGCAGAAGCTGCGCAAGTCCTTCAGCAGCCTGCAGAAAGACCTGCGCTCTCTGCGCAAAGAGCACCAGGTGGAACTGGAGTATCTGAAGAAAGAGATGGCTGAAGAGTATGACAAGAAATTGAA GCTGGAAATGGAGGATGTGGAGATGAAGCACAGTTCAGGACTGAAGCAGTTAATGAGGGAATTCAACACACAGATTGCTAAGAAGGAACAGGAGCTGGAGGCTTCTGTCAGAGAGGCTGTTG GAAAAGCTCAGGAGGTGGAAGTTGAACTGTTGGATAACCACAGAGAAGAAGCAAATCAACTGCAGAAGATCATCACTCAAAAAGATGCCGATCTCAAGAGAACTGTGCAGAGATATGAGGAAATCCTGCAG aaaagagaggaagagatggggGCGCGAGTCTGGGAGGTgcagaaggagctggaggagctacAGCAAAGGACTCAGAACATCCCACAG GGGTCTCTACCAGAGCTGCAG